One window of the Trifolium pratense cultivar HEN17-A07 linkage group LG2, ARS_RC_1.1, whole genome shotgun sequence genome contains the following:
- the LOC123906387 gene encoding proteasome subunit alpha type-4, with product MSRRYDSRTTIFSPEGRLYQVEYAMEAIGNAGTAIGILSKDGVVLVGEKKVTSKLLQTSTSTEKMYKIDDHVACAVAGIMSDANILINTARIQAQRYSFAYQEPMPVEQLVQSLCDTKQGYTQFGGLRPFGVSFLFAGWDKNYGFQLYMSDPSGNYGGWKAGAIGANNQAAQSILKQDYKDDITREEAVNLALKVLSKTMDSTSLTSEKLELAEVFLSPSGKVKYQVCSPENLTKLLVKSGVTQPATETA from the coding sequence ATGTCTCGAAGATATGATAGTCGTACAACAATTTTCTCGCCTGAAGGTCGTCTTTACCAAGTAGAGTATGCAATGGAAGCTATTGGAAATGCTGGTACTGCCATAGGAATCTTGTCCAAAGATGGGGTTGTTCTGGTTGGCGAAAAGAAGGTGACATCCAAGCTGCTACAAACCTCAACTTCAACTGAGAAAATGTACAAGATTGATGATCATGTTGCATGTGCTGTTGCTGGGATTATGTCTGATGCCAACATCTTAATCAATACTGCTAGGATCCAAGCACAACGTTACTCATTTGCTTACCAAGAGCCAATGCCTGTTGAGCAGTTGGTTCAATCTCTCTGTGATACCAAGCAAGGTTACACACAATTTGGTGGTCTCCGTCCATTTGGAGTCTCTTTCCTGTTTGCAGGATGGGACAAAAACTACGGCTTTCAACTTTACATGAGTGATCCTAGTGGAAATTATGGCGGTTGGAAAGCTGGTGCAATTGGCGCCAACAACCAGGCAGCACAATCTATTCTAAAACAGGACTACAAGGATGATATCACAAGGGAAGAAGCAGTTAACCTTGCACTGAAAGTACTCAGTAAAACTATGGATAGCACTAGTCTTACCTCAGAGAAGCTTGAACTTGCAGAGGTTTTTCTTTCACCCTCTGGGAAAGTTAAGTATCAAGTTTGCTCCCCAGAGAACTTGACTAAGCTGTTGGTTAAGTCTGGGGTGACCCAACCAGCAACAGAGACTGCTTAG
- the LOC123906386 gene encoding beta-1,4-xylosyltransferase IRX14-like, whose protein sequence is MKLSTLQQSYINRRTNSFRGSTQLDSSTDGAVKSPATIFWLVLHGVCCLISLVLGFRFSRLVFFFLFSTSSNNIYTVPFNSDAGITIPVETQLNHINSLNRTAVVASRVVVGRHGIRIRPWPHPDPVEVMKAHGIIERVQKEQKALFGVKNPKTVIAVTPTYVRTFQALHLTGVMHSLMLVPYDLIWIVVEAGGVTNETASLIAKSGLRTIHVGFHQRMPNSWDARHKVESLMRLHALRIVRKERLDGVVMFADDSNMHNMELFDEIQNVKWIGAVSVGILLHSVDAAEISSLVQKEGEEDTMPMPVQGPACNGTDKLVGWHTFNSLRYSGKSAVYIDDRAPVLPRKLEWSGFVLNSRLLWKDVDDKPEWIKDLDALDGDGEEIENPLSLLKSTTVVEPLGSCGRHVLLWWLRVEARTDSKFPARWIIDPPLDITVPSKHTQWPDAPPELPSNDEKEKVFAGTEEQSNKHTTKTKTSRSRRSRSKRKHDTKVIGVQVSTHSEQTEI, encoded by the exons atgaagCTCTCAACGTTACAACAGAGTTACATTAACCGTCGAACAAACAGTTTCAGAGGATCAACACAGTTAGATTCGTCAACTGACGGCGCCGTTAAGTCACCGGCAACAATTTTCTGGCTAGTTCTTCACGGCGTTTGTTGCTTAATAAGTCTCGTTCTCGGTTTCAGATTTTCTCGtcttgtttttttcttccttttttcaACTTCATCTAACAATATCTACACTGTTCCGTTTAACTCCGACGCCGGAATCACTATTCCGGTAGAAACTCAACTGAATCATATCAATAGCTTGAATCGAACGGCTGTTGTTGCTAGTAGAGTGGTGGTCGGTCGACACGGGATCCGAATTCGGCCATGGCCGCATCCGGATCCTGTGGAAGTAATGAAAGCGCATGGAATTATTGAAAGAGTTCAGAAAGAACAAAAAGCTTTGTTTGGTGTGAAGAACCCTAAAACGGTTATTGCGGTTACACCGACTTATGTGAGGACTTTTCAAGCGCTTCATTTGACCGGTGTGATGCACTCGCTGATGTTGGTACCATACGATCTGATTTGGATTGTGGTGGAAGCTGGTGGTGTTACAAATGAGACTGCTTCTCTTATAGCTAAGTCTGGACTTAGAACTATTCATGTTGGGTTTCATCAGAGAATGCCAAATTCTTGGGATGCTAGACATAAAGTTGAATCTTTGATGCGTCTTCATGCTTTGAG GATTGTGAGAAAAGAGAGGCTGGATGGAGTTGTGATGTTTGCTGATGATAGTAATATGCATAATATGGAGCTGTTTGATGAAATTCAGAATGTGAAATGGATTGGTGCTGTTTCGGTTGGAATATTGCTTCATTCAGTTGATGCTGCTGAGATTTCTTCGTTGGTTCAAAAAGAAGGAGAGGAGGATACCATGCCAATGCCGGTGCAAGGTCCTGCTTGTAATGGTACTGATAAGTTGGTCGGATGGCACACCTTCAATTCATTGCGATATAGTGGAAAGAGTGCGGTTTACATTGATGATCGGGCACCTGTGTTGCCGAGAAAGCTTGAATGGTCTGGGTTTGTGTTGAATTCCAGGTTGCTTTGGAAGGATGTTGATGATAAGCCAGAGTGGATTAAGGATCTTGATGCATTGGATGGGGATGGTGAGGAGATAGAGAATCCACTGTCCTTGCTCAAGAGTACCACTGTGGTAGAACCACTAGGGAGTTGTGGACGCCATGTTTTGCTTTGGTGGTTGCGGGTTGAAGCTCGCACAGACAGCAAATTCCCTGCTCG ATGGATAATTGACCCTCCTTTGGACATCACGGTTCCATCAAAACACACTCAATGGCCAGACGCTCCTCCTGAACTCCCGTCTAATGATGAAAAAGAGAAAGTGTTCGCTGGCACAGAAGAACAATCGAACAAGCACACTACAAAGACGAAAACATCCAGATCCAGACGCAGTAGAAGTAAGAGAAAGCATGACACCAAAGTGATTGGTGTACAGGTCTCTACACATTCTGAACAAACTGAGATATGA
- the LOC123906388 gene encoding probable WRKY transcription factor 15 yields MTVELIMEYRNNKFQENAVEEAASGLQSIDKLIKLLSSNSKSNSMEFIEIDQMDYKTVADVAVSKFKNVISLLNNQNRTRTGHARFRRAPLPSSSTTLSETIVYHATPLQQIPPLAPKTIIDFSHNSSANSFMSSSCSLKKKCSSSSGHCHCSKKRKMRLRRVVRVAAISLKMADIPTDDYSWRKYGQKPIKGSPHPRGYYKCSSVKGCPARKHVERALDDSSMLVVTYE; encoded by the exons ATGACAGTTGAACTCATAATGGAATACAGAAACAATAAATTCCAAGAGAATGCAGTTGAAGAAGCTGCTTCTGGTTTACAAAGCATAGACAAACTCATTAAACTGCtatcttcaaattcaaagtcTAACTCCATGGAATTCATTGAAATTGATCAAATGGACTACAAAACAGTTGCTGATGTAGCTGTTTCAAAGTTTAAGAATGTTATTTCACTTTTGAATAATCAAAACAGAACAAGAACTGGTCATGCTCGTTTCAGAAGAGCACCTTTACCTTCTTCTTCTACAACCCTTTCTGAAACTATAGTCTACCATGCTACTCCGTTGCAGCAGATCCCACCTCTAGCTCCCAAAACTATCATTGATTTTTCTCATAATTCCTCTGCTAATTCATTCATGTCTTCCTCATGTTCATTGAAGAAAAAGTGTAGTAGTTCCTCTGGCCACTGTCATTGTTCAAAGAAGAG aaaaatgagGTTGAGAAGAGTGGTGAGGGTAGCGGCCATAAGCTTGAAGATGGCTGATATTCCAACTGATGATTATTCTTGGAGGAAATATGGTCAAAAACCCATTAAAGGATCACCTCATCCAAG GGGCTATTACAAGTGTAGCAGTGTAAAAGGTTGTCCAGCTCGGAAACATGTAGAAAGAGCTTTGGATGATTCATCTATGTTGGTAGTTACTTATGAATGA